One window of the Salvelinus fontinalis isolate EN_2023a chromosome 2, ASM2944872v1, whole genome shotgun sequence genome contains the following:
- the LOC129829227 gene encoding alpha-2,8-sialyltransferase 8F-like isoform X2, translated as MSNVQPGRPPHKDPIMNSGPVPSGTCKGCRDTVTEKVVERYSHSWKKQEDKFRNFRSLLSNRCHGLTKAMVTQANTPLGSKVVYDGEKRKPLQVTPELFSTFAKENPFVNTTWDTCSVVGNGGILANSSCGEKIDSAQFVIRCNLPPLENGYERDVGNKTDLVTANPSILMEKYGGLQERRRPFVESLRSYGDSLMLLPAFSYGPNTPVSLRALYTIQDFDSPLRPVFLNPEYLQSLAHFWQGQGLRTVRLSTGLIVASLALELCANVHLYGFWPFNEHPHRHQPLTNHYYDNRQSKKTVHAMPAEFDHLLRLHSQGVLRIHLGECAPAAR; from the exons ATGAG CAATGTCCAACCTGGCAGACCCCCCCACAAAGATCCTATTATGAACTCTGGGCCAGTCCCCTCCGGAACATGCAAGGGCTGCAG ggATACAGTTACTGAAAAAGTGGTGGAGCGCTACTCTCACAGCTGGAAGAAGCAGGAGGACAAGTTCAGAAATTTCAG GTCTCTTCTGAGTAACAGATGTCATGGACTCACCAAGGCTATGGTGACACAGGCCAACACTCCTCTGGGGTCAAAGGTTGTGTacgatggagagaagaggaagccTCTTCAGGTGACGCCTGAACTGTTCAGCACCTTTGCTAAG GAGAATCCTTTTGTGAATACGACATGGGATACGTGTTCTGTTGTTGGGAATGGGGGAATCCTAGCTAATAGCAGCTGCGGAGAGAAAATCGACTCCGCCCAGTTTGTTATCAG GTGTAACCTCCCTCCTCTGGAGAACGGCTATGAGAGAGACGTGGGCAACAAGACAGACCTGGTGACAGCTAATCCCAGCATCCTCATGGAGAA aTATGGGGGCCTGCAGGAGCGTCGTCGGCCCTTCGTGGAGAGCCTACGTAGCTATGGCGACTCCCTGATGCTCTTGCCAGCCTTCTCGTACGGCCCCAACACGCCCGTGTCTCTGCGGGCCCTCTACACCATCCAAGACTTTGACAGCCCCTTGCGGCCCGTCTTCCTCAACCCAGAGTACCTACAGAGTCTGGCGCACTTCTGGCAGGGCCAGGGCCTGCGGACGGTACGCCTCAGCACAGGACTCATCGTGGCTAGCCTGGCGCTGGAGCTGTGCGCCAACGTGCATCTCTACGGGTTCTGGCCCTTTAATGAACACCCCCACCGACACCAGCCCCTCACCAACCATTACTACGACAACAGGCAGAGTAAGAAGACGGTGCACGCTATGCCCGCTGAGTTTGACCACCTGCTAAGACTCCACAGCCAGGGCGTGCTCAGGATACACCTGGGAGAGTGTGCGCCCGCGGCCAGGTAG
- the LOC129829227 gene encoding alpha-2,8-sialyltransferase 8F-like isoform X1 — protein sequence MRGLFCFMLTLSILGTVLTALVWYVFRDRNVQPGRPPHKDPIMNSGPVPSGTCKGCRDTVTEKVVERYSHSWKKQEDKFRNFRSLLSNRCHGLTKAMVTQANTPLGSKVVYDGEKRKPLQVTPELFSTFAKENPFVNTTWDTCSVVGNGGILANSSCGEKIDSAQFVIRCNLPPLENGYERDVGNKTDLVTANPSILMEKYGGLQERRRPFVESLRSYGDSLMLLPAFSYGPNTPVSLRALYTIQDFDSPLRPVFLNPEYLQSLAHFWQGQGLRTVRLSTGLIVASLALELCANVHLYGFWPFNEHPHRHQPLTNHYYDNRQSKKTVHAMPAEFDHLLRLHSQGVLRIHLGECAPAAR from the exons ATGAGGGGACTGTTCTGCTTTATGCTCACCCTGTCCATCCTGGGGACTGTCCTGACTGCACTCGTCTGGTATGTCTTCAGAGACCG CAATGTCCAACCTGGCAGACCCCCCCACAAAGATCCTATTATGAACTCTGGGCCAGTCCCCTCCGGAACATGCAAGGGCTGCAG ggATACAGTTACTGAAAAAGTGGTGGAGCGCTACTCTCACAGCTGGAAGAAGCAGGAGGACAAGTTCAGAAATTTCAG GTCTCTTCTGAGTAACAGATGTCATGGACTCACCAAGGCTATGGTGACACAGGCCAACACTCCTCTGGGGTCAAAGGTTGTGTacgatggagagaagaggaagccTCTTCAGGTGACGCCTGAACTGTTCAGCACCTTTGCTAAG GAGAATCCTTTTGTGAATACGACATGGGATACGTGTTCTGTTGTTGGGAATGGGGGAATCCTAGCTAATAGCAGCTGCGGAGAGAAAATCGACTCCGCCCAGTTTGTTATCAG GTGTAACCTCCCTCCTCTGGAGAACGGCTATGAGAGAGACGTGGGCAACAAGACAGACCTGGTGACAGCTAATCCCAGCATCCTCATGGAGAA aTATGGGGGCCTGCAGGAGCGTCGTCGGCCCTTCGTGGAGAGCCTACGTAGCTATGGCGACTCCCTGATGCTCTTGCCAGCCTTCTCGTACGGCCCCAACACGCCCGTGTCTCTGCGGGCCCTCTACACCATCCAAGACTTTGACAGCCCCTTGCGGCCCGTCTTCCTCAACCCAGAGTACCTACAGAGTCTGGCGCACTTCTGGCAGGGCCAGGGCCTGCGGACGGTACGCCTCAGCACAGGACTCATCGTGGCTAGCCTGGCGCTGGAGCTGTGCGCCAACGTGCATCTCTACGGGTTCTGGCCCTTTAATGAACACCCCCACCGACACCAGCCCCTCACCAACCATTACTACGACAACAGGCAGAGTAAGAAGACGGTGCACGCTATGCCCGCTGAGTTTGACCACCTGCTAAGACTCCACAGCCAGGGCGTGCTCAGGATACACCTGGGAGAGTGTGCGCCCGCGGCCAGGTAG
- the LOC129829227 gene encoding alpha-2,8-sialyltransferase 8F-like isoform X3, with amino-acid sequence MNSGPVPSGTCKGCRDTVTEKVVERYSHSWKKQEDKFRNFRSLLSNRCHGLTKAMVTQANTPLGSKVVYDGEKRKPLQVTPELFSTFAKENPFVNTTWDTCSVVGNGGILANSSCGEKIDSAQFVIRCNLPPLENGYERDVGNKTDLVTANPSILMEKYGGLQERRRPFVESLRSYGDSLMLLPAFSYGPNTPVSLRALYTIQDFDSPLRPVFLNPEYLQSLAHFWQGQGLRTVRLSTGLIVASLALELCANVHLYGFWPFNEHPHRHQPLTNHYYDNRQSKKTVHAMPAEFDHLLRLHSQGVLRIHLGECAPAAR; translated from the exons ATGAACTCTGGGCCAGTCCCCTCCGGAACATGCAAGGGCTGCAG ggATACAGTTACTGAAAAAGTGGTGGAGCGCTACTCTCACAGCTGGAAGAAGCAGGAGGACAAGTTCAGAAATTTCAG GTCTCTTCTGAGTAACAGATGTCATGGACTCACCAAGGCTATGGTGACACAGGCCAACACTCCTCTGGGGTCAAAGGTTGTGTacgatggagagaagaggaagccTCTTCAGGTGACGCCTGAACTGTTCAGCACCTTTGCTAAG GAGAATCCTTTTGTGAATACGACATGGGATACGTGTTCTGTTGTTGGGAATGGGGGAATCCTAGCTAATAGCAGCTGCGGAGAGAAAATCGACTCCGCCCAGTTTGTTATCAG GTGTAACCTCCCTCCTCTGGAGAACGGCTATGAGAGAGACGTGGGCAACAAGACAGACCTGGTGACAGCTAATCCCAGCATCCTCATGGAGAA aTATGGGGGCCTGCAGGAGCGTCGTCGGCCCTTCGTGGAGAGCCTACGTAGCTATGGCGACTCCCTGATGCTCTTGCCAGCCTTCTCGTACGGCCCCAACACGCCCGTGTCTCTGCGGGCCCTCTACACCATCCAAGACTTTGACAGCCCCTTGCGGCCCGTCTTCCTCAACCCAGAGTACCTACAGAGTCTGGCGCACTTCTGGCAGGGCCAGGGCCTGCGGACGGTACGCCTCAGCACAGGACTCATCGTGGCTAGCCTGGCGCTGGAGCTGTGCGCCAACGTGCATCTCTACGGGTTCTGGCCCTTTAATGAACACCCCCACCGACACCAGCCCCTCACCAACCATTACTACGACAACAGGCAGAGTAAGAAGACGGTGCACGCTATGCCCGCTGAGTTTGACCACCTGCTAAGACTCCACAGCCAGGGCGTGCTCAGGATACACCTGGGAGAGTGTGCGCCCGCGGCCAGGTAG
- the LOC129829214 gene encoding gap junction gamma-1 protein-like: MSWSFLTRLLEEIHNHSTFVGKLWLTVLVVFRIVLTAVGGESIYYDEQSKFICNSGQPGCENVCYDAFAPLSHVRFWVFQIILVAMPSLMYMGYAVNKIARLDEDKGGGGLATETGGGDGGGYTHRRPRKICFGARQHRGIEEDQDQDQEDDPMIYEVPEPEPPRRVDPLAPRPKPKVRHDGRRRIQGDGLMRIYVLQLVTRTALEAGFLAGQYLLYGFRVIPVFVCSFEPCPHSVDCFVSRPTEKTIFLRIMYGVTVLCLTLNVWEMLHLGIGTICDIIRRRRCPPQEDEYQLGLLGPSVGVSVGVPGPEPGAGGGVVGDGGAEYVGYPFSWNAPSAPPGYNIVVKPEQIPYTDLSNAKMACKQNRANIAQEEQQQFGSNEDNFPTGGEARVALNKDMILHAHDQLEAAIQAYSQQHRAEEHLGDNHDDKPRSNITQAQPQPQPQPHKERKHRFKHGKGGSSGEGTGSSSNSSSSKSGVGKPSVWI, encoded by the coding sequence ATGAGCTGGAGCTTCCTCACGCGGCTGCTGGAGGAGATCCACAACCACTCCACCTTCGTGGGGAAGCTGTGGCTCACCGTGCTTGTCGTCTTCCGCATCGTCCTCACCGCCGTCGGGGGAGAGTCCATCTACTATGACGAGCAGAGCAAGTTCATCTGCAACTCGGGCCAGCCGGGCTGCGAGAATGTCTGCTACGACGCCTTCGCGCCGCTATCGCACGTCCGCTTCTGGGTCTTCCAGATCATCCTGGTGGCTATGCCATCTCTAATGTACATGGGCTACGCCGTCAACAAGATCGCCCGGCTGGACGAGGACAAGGGCGGGGGAGGGTTGGCTACTGAGACagggggaggggatggaggtggCTACACCCACCGGAGGCCCAGGAAGATCTGCTTCGGGGCGCGGCAGCACCGGGGTATAGAGgaggaccaggaccaggaccaaGAGGATGACCCTATGATCTACGAGGTGCCTGAGCCCGAGCCCCCTCGCCGGGTCGACCCGCTGGCCCCGCGGCCCAAGCCCAAGGTACGCCATGACGGGCGGCGGCGTATCCAGGGTGACGGGCTGATGCGTATCTACGTGCTGCAGCTGGTGACTCGCACGGCGTTGGAGGCAGGCTTCCTGGCGGGCCAGTACCTGCTGTACGGCTTCCGTGTGATTCCCGTGTTCGTGTGCTCCTTCGAGCCCTGCCCCCACAGCGTGGACTGCTTCGTGTCGCGGCCCACGGAGAAGACCATCTTCCTGCGCATCATGTACGGCGTCACGGTGCTCTGCCTCACCCTCAACGTGTGGGAGATGCTGCACCTGGGCATCGGGACCATCTGTGACATCATCCGCCGTCGCCGCTGCCCACCCCAGGAGGACGAGTACCAGCTGGGGCTGCTGGGACCCAGCGTGGGGGTCTCCGTGGGGGTGCCCGGGCCGGAGCCGGGCGCAGGGGGAGGGGTGGTGGGGGATGGGGGTGCTGAGTACGTGGGGTACCCGTTCTCGTGGAACGCCCCGTCAGCTCCGCCGGGCTACAACATCGTGGTGAAGCCGGAACAGATCCCTTACACGGACTTGAGCAATGCCAAGATGGCGTGCAAGCAGAACCGGGCCAACATcgcccaggaggagcagcagcagtTTGGAAGCAACGAGGATAATTTCCCCACGGGAGGGGAGGCCCGCGTGGCCCTCAACAAGGACATGATCCTGCATGCCCatgaccagctagaggcagccatCCAGGCCTACAGCCAGCAGCACAGGGCAGAGGAACACCTGGGGGACAACCATGATGACAAGCCCCGAAGCAACATCACCCAGGCCCAGCCTCAGCCGCAGCCTCAGCCTCACAAGGAGCGCAAGCACCGATTCAAACACGGCAAGGGGGGCAGCAGTGGCGAAGGGACTggaagcagcagcaacagcagtagtagcaaGTCAGGGGTGGGCAAGCCTTCTGTGTGGATTTGA